Proteins encoded together in one Chryseobacterium sp. G0201 window:
- a CDS encoding DUF4241 domain-containing protein, protein MNENWMQKWEEVKDIMVCPTDLETYFTSNEILGQKMETMPIGNVSLPSGQVVVRDPLVYLSSNEKPYFIQAPKGNFPVTIAVVKSEDWGDRYAVVKVEFTKEKPVIYREALIGIEELEGVTEDDFFGFGVDAGLGCITDAEVLPFVDKFVAETDVDNVYDDYFAGIFEQSYKDHPNNQREAGDWINWTVPNTNYQIPMFASGFGDGSYPVYFAYDANGEICGLYIQFIDIELALSEEGDEDDVDGDDDDQPENFIFHKD, encoded by the coding sequence ATGAACGAAAACTGGATGCAAAAATGGGAAGAAGTAAAAGATATCATGGTTTGTCCTACAGACCTTGAAACATATTTTACTTCGAATGAAATTCTGGGACAGAAAATGGAAACGATGCCCATCGGAAATGTTTCTCTTCCTTCCGGACAAGTGGTGGTGAGAGATCCGCTTGTTTATCTGAGTTCTAATGAAAAACCGTATTTCATTCAGGCTCCGAAAGGAAATTTCCCTGTGACGATTGCGGTGGTAAAATCTGAAGACTGGGGCGATAGATATGCTGTTGTAAAGGTTGAATTTACCAAGGAAAAACCTGTTATTTATCGTGAAGCCTTGATCGGAATTGAAGAATTGGAAGGTGTAACCGAAGACGATTTTTTCGGTTTCGGAGTTGATGCAGGTTTAGGTTGTATTACTGATGCAGAAGTGCTTCCGTTTGTAGACAAATTTGTAGCTGAGACGGATGTAGACAATGTTTACGATGATTATTTTGCCGGAATTTTCGAACAAAGCTATAAAGATCATCCAAACAATCAGAGAGAAGCGGGAGATTGGATCAATTGGACGGTTCCTAATACAAATTATCAGATTCCGATGTTTGCAAGTGGTTTTGGTGATGGCAGTTATCCTGTTTACTTTGCTTATGATGCCAACGGAGAAATTTGTGGGTTGTATATTCAGTTTATTGATATAGAATTGGCTTTAAGTGAGGAAGGAGACGAGGATGATGTAGACGGCGATGACGATGATCAGCCTGAAAACTTTATTTTCCATAAAGATTAA
- a CDS encoding SMUG2 DNA glycosylase family protein — MNKTFADQVVQFNKNLEYSGDLPEGFQVLNPYLDNPETMVVMQKFYLKYYNDSNKRKFIIGINPSRHGAGVTGVPFTDTKRLESVCGITMKSAHTHEISSVFMYDMISEYGGAEEFYKDFYINSPFPLAIVRKAKTGWLNANYYDDKQLFEDVKDFMIDSLQKHISLNLDTSEVFILGKKNADFISKINKEAKLFDRMTVLEHPRYIQQYKLKEKEMYIDKYILALKNKNPLK, encoded by the coding sequence ATGAATAAAACTTTTGCTGATCAAGTCGTTCAGTTCAATAAAAATCTGGAATATTCAGGAGATCTTCCCGAAGGTTTTCAGGTACTGAATCCGTATTTGGATAATCCCGAAACGATGGTGGTCATGCAAAAGTTTTATCTAAAATATTATAACGATTCCAACAAAAGGAAATTCATCATCGGAATCAATCCGAGTCGTCATGGAGCAGGAGTGACGGGTGTTCCGTTCACCGATACAAAACGTTTGGAATCTGTTTGCGGAATTACAATGAAATCTGCCCACACGCACGAAATTTCTTCTGTTTTTATGTATGATATGATCTCGGAATATGGCGGCGCAGAAGAATTCTACAAAGATTTTTATATCAATTCTCCTTTTCCTTTAGCGATTGTCAGAAAAGCAAAGACTGGCTGGCTGAATGCCAATTATTATGATGATAAACAACTATTCGAAGATGTAAAAGATTTTATGATTGATTCTTTACAAAAACACATTAGTTTAAATCTAGATACTTCCGAAGTCTTTATTTTAGGAAAGAAAAATGCTGACTTTATTTCCAAAATTAATAAAGAAGCCAAACTTTTTGATAGAATGACGGTTCTGGAACATCCAAGATATATTCAGCAATATAAATTGAAGGAAAAAGAGATGTATATTGATAAGTATATTTTAGCCTTAAAAAATAAAAATCCCCTGAAATAA
- a CDS encoding T9SS type A sorting domain-containing protein: protein MKSTTFLLICSLLISTFTFAQTSTEQFETESHGSASFTDNGVIFNILTHVGGFDIQANYPNTGWNGTANDNRYIDNSGAGNIAVGASFSIKTTSNLYKVNRFWVFLSDTSLNQTVAGTLTITGKLNGVTKYTQTKTTGFVTSLGSTNGYTLIDLTNLNGQNYSNIIIDQLQITAGGLYTYVGFDAFTWVKDTGIVLATNENANITKKQASIYPNPTNGPLTIKTEENTKAEVYNQEGKLVKSLDIKKGINETNISELPTGVYIMKTASEYYKIIKK, encoded by the coding sequence ATGAAAAGCACTACTTTTTTATTAATCTGTAGTCTGCTCATTTCTACTTTCACCTTTGCGCAGACCAGTACTGAACAATTTGAAACGGAATCTCACGGAAGTGCAAGCTTCACAGATAACGGAGTAATCTTTAACATTCTAACTCATGTAGGCGGGTTTGACATTCAGGCCAACTACCCAAACACAGGCTGGAATGGTACAGCAAATGATAATAGATATATTGATAATTCCGGAGCAGGAAATATTGCAGTTGGAGCGTCATTCAGTATCAAAACAACATCTAATTTGTATAAAGTCAACAGATTTTGGGTATTTTTATCTGATACAAGTTTAAATCAAACGGTAGCCGGTACACTTACCATAACAGGTAAACTAAACGGAGTTACAAAGTATACACAAACCAAAACTACAGGGTTTGTAACTTCTTTAGGCTCTACAAATGGATATACTTTGATCGATTTAACAAATCTGAATGGTCAGAACTATTCGAATATTATTATCGATCAGCTTCAAATTACCGCTGGTGGTCTTTATACCTATGTAGGTTTTGACGCTTTCACTTGGGTAAAAGACACAGGTATTGTTTTAGCAACCAATGAAAATGCAAACATCACCAAAAAACAGGCAAGCATTTATCCTAACCCGACAAACGGTCCTCTTACGATAAAAACTGAGGAAAATACTAAAGCCGAGGTTTATAATCAGGAAGGAAAATTGGTAAAAAGCCTAGACATCAAAAAAGGCATCAATGAAACTAATATTTCTGAGCTTCCGACTGGAGTTTACATCATGAAAACCGCTTCAGAGTATTATAAAATTATTAAAAAGTAA
- a CDS encoding phage tail protein: protein MEEYLGTIKMFAGNFIPRGYLACNGAILSIAQNQALYSLLGTTYGGNGTTNFALPNLNGRAPIGSGIANTGKSVNLGEVGGAPTTTLLNSNLPTFISQLKISKSNATTASPSSASSIAVSGTTVGRDFTAVPSFVDTAPDTVINAASVTFTGANVPIENMPPYLGMNYIICVEGIFPSRP, encoded by the coding sequence ATGGAAGAATATTTAGGAACCATCAAAATGTTTGCAGGAAACTTTATCCCAAGAGGATATTTAGCATGCAACGGAGCTATATTAAGTATCGCACAAAATCAAGCTCTATATTCACTTTTAGGAACAACTTATGGAGGAAACGGTACAACAAACTTTGCTTTACCTAATCTAAACGGTCGTGCCCCAATCGGTTCAGGAATTGCCAATACAGGAAAATCAGTAAATCTTGGCGAAGTAGGCGGAGCTCCAACAACAACATTGCTTAACTCAAACTTACCGACTTTTATAAGTCAATTGAAGATATCTAAGTCTAATGCAACTACAGCTTCTCCATCATCAGCTTCATCCATTGCGGTTTCAGGAACAACTGTAGGTAGAGACTTTACTGCAGTTCCCAGTTTTGTAGATACAGCACCGGATACTGTGATCAATGCAGCCTCAGTTACTTTTACAGGTGCCAATGTGCCTATTGAAAATATGCCACCATACTTAGGTATGAACTACATTATTTGTGTAGAAGGAATTTTTCCTTCAAGACCATAA
- a CDS encoding phage tail protein has product MEELMGVIKSFSGNFAPVNFMFCDGRLLSIAQYSALFSLLGTTYGGDGVSTFALPNLNGRYPLGVGSNGSQNYVLGEQSGTPQTIIMSMNLPSITSQLKVAKANATSASPSANSSIAIPGTTVGRDFTAVPSFIDNAAPASATFLNPQSVMFIGQNQPINNMIPYMGLNYIICVQGIYPSRP; this is encoded by the coding sequence ATGGAAGAATTAATGGGAGTCATCAAATCATTCTCCGGAAACTTTGCCCCTGTAAACTTTATGTTCTGCGATGGAAGATTATTAAGTATTGCACAGTATTCCGCCCTCTTCTCCCTTTTAGGAACTACCTATGGAGGTGACGGTGTTTCAACTTTTGCTTTGCCAAACCTTAACGGGCGCTATCCTCTAGGAGTTGGAAGCAACGGAAGTCAAAATTACGTATTGGGAGAGCAGTCTGGAACTCCACAAACGATAATCATGTCTATGAACTTACCTAGCATTACAAGTCAATTAAAAGTTGCTAAAGCGAATGCTACTTCAGCTTCACCATCTGCAAATTCATCAATTGCAATTCCGGGAACAACTGTAGGAAGAGATTTTACTGCAGTACCAAGTTTCATCGACAATGCAGCTCCAGCATCTGCTACATTTCTTAATCCACAATCTGTAATGTTTATTGGACAAAATCAGCCCATTAATAATATGATTCCTTATATGGGACTCAACTACATTATTTGTGTTCAGGGAATTTATCCTTCAAGACCTTAA
- a CDS encoding enoyl-CoA hydratase/isomerase family protein, with the protein MNEFVVSELKNNIAEITFGTPKSNSLPGAILEKLAQTILDEGSKDEVKAILVKSEGEKAFCAGASFDELLSIEELEASTKFFGGFAKVLNAMRNCGKIVVVRVQGKTTGGGVGIACGADYCFATKDSALALTEINLGIGPFVIGPYVERKIGKSQFSAMAIDADFRSAEWAEQHNVYHSVSENIAEMDVKLEKFMQTLATRSSDALALIKKVSWEGTDHFNELMPARIHMSASLILEDSAKKNIESIKERLRVK; encoded by the coding sequence ATGAACGAATTCGTAGTTTCAGAACTGAAAAACAATATCGCCGAGATCACATTCGGTACTCCGAAAAGTAACTCTCTTCCGGGAGCAATTTTAGAAAAACTGGCTCAGACCATTTTGGATGAAGGATCAAAAGATGAGGTGAAAGCTATTCTTGTAAAAAGTGAAGGTGAAAAAGCTTTCTGTGCAGGAGCAAGTTTTGATGAACTTTTGTCTATTGAAGAGTTGGAAGCATCAACAAAATTTTTCGGAGGTTTTGCTAAAGTTTTGAATGCGATGAGAAATTGCGGTAAAATTGTTGTCGTAAGAGTTCAGGGAAAAACTACAGGAGGTGGAGTAGGTATCGCTTGTGGTGCCGATTATTGTTTTGCAACGAAAGATTCTGCTTTGGCTTTAACAGAGATCAATTTAGGAATCGGACCATTCGTGATCGGACCATATGTTGAAAGAAAAATTGGAAAATCTCAGTTTTCAGCAATGGCGATTGATGCAGATTTCAGATCGGCAGAATGGGCAGAACAGCACAATGTGTATCATTCAGTTTCAGAAAATATTGCAGAAATGGATGTTAAGCTAGAGAAATTTATGCAGACGTTAGCAACAAGAAGCAGTGATGCTTTAGCTTTAATTAAAAAAGTATCTTGGGAAGGAACAGATCATTTCAACGAATTAATGCCTGCAAGAATCCACATGAGTGCAAGCTTGATTCTGGAAGATTCTGCGAAGAAAAATATTGAATCTATTAAAGAGAGATTGAGAGTGAAATAG
- a CDS encoding winged helix-turn-helix domain-containing protein yields MININQLNKEFESRVRLGIMSVLMVNDWVDFSEMKSLLEITDGNLASHSNALEKANYIEVKKEFVGKKPKTSYRVTQSGRQAFTEHLNMLEKLIGR; encoded by the coding sequence ATGATCAATATAAATCAACTCAATAAAGAATTCGAAAGCCGTGTAAGATTGGGCATTATGTCCGTTCTCATGGTGAACGACTGGGTTGATTTCTCAGAAATGAAGAGTCTTTTGGAGATCACAGACGGAAATTTAGCCAGCCACAGTAATGCTTTAGAAAAAGCAAATTATATAGAAGTAAAGAAAGAGTTTGTAGGTAAAAAACCTAAGACTTCTTACAGAGTCACACAAAGTGGGAGACAAGCCTTTACAGAACATTTAAATATGTTAGAAAAATTAATAGGAAGATAA
- a CDS encoding Coq4 family protein — protein MKKLRTQFLLFMYENSQKQYRKYFKKKKRQWQFNEKQLLSFKEDSLGKTMGEFYQKHGFRMIPKMENHDVYHLITDYSTNIQDEIAMQYLLFGNGKRSAYLLGVLLLGTFVFPEYYKTYRKAFQKGRNMRSFHDWDFENLLWQNFDHLKDFIQQKQTPVYY, from the coding sequence ATGAAAAAATTACGTACTCAATTCTTGCTTTTCATGTACGAAAACTCTCAAAAGCAATATCGGAAATACTTTAAAAAGAAAAAAAGACAATGGCAATTCAATGAAAAGCAATTGTTGAGCTTTAAAGAAGATTCACTAGGAAAAACGATGGGAGAGTTTTATCAAAAACATGGCTTCAGAATGATCCCCAAAATGGAAAACCACGATGTATACCATCTTATTACCGACTACAGTACAAATATTCAGGATGAAATTGCGATGCAGTATCTGCTTTTCGGGAACGGAAAAAGAAGCGCTTACCTTTTAGGAGTTTTGTTATTGGGAACTTTTGTTTTTCCGGAATACTATAAAACCTATAGAAAAGCCTTTCAAAAAGGAAGAAATATGAGATCATTTCACGATTGGGATTTTGAAAATCTCCTATGGCAGAATTTCGATCATCTGAAAGATTTTATCCAACAAAAACAAACTCCTGTATATTACTAA
- a CDS encoding DUF4153 domain-containing protein, whose amino-acid sequence MKTHHYILLTTLAFIILFYDENVGLNLGILGIIYSVLTLYKTPEKNRTRTFLILFVTSILSSIAFAWYGDFPSFLAIASSLLLLSYRSKNRRLKTLFLIPVFVVNCFTFICRFFNFDKWLPKRNISGLWQKTLAFVLIPLVLIAIFFGIYSAGSDHFANLFKNIELDINFWQLLVITVLGFFFAFNYWNYTVEKLIYKQNHTLDDNFTEENKIQKSTYSFLDLDAERMSGVISFFSLNILLIFFIATYNYEQFFESVKTPNQLSEETHERVNAVIVSIVMAILVIMFYFKSSFNFDPKAGLMKILAKIWIALNVILVFSAMMKNYEYIMSYGFTYKRLGVCGFLILSLIGLIMTFIKIQKKKRNAFLFNVMVGYVYGTILVCSYFNWGGFITSQNLKRNHFDEYYHTTFVNFNEEYLLKYAKEKHSDVIKNSVLERVRIEQKENFLSKVLYYQTIK is encoded by the coding sequence ATGAAAACACATCATTATATATTACTCACCACCTTAGCGTTCATCATCTTATTTTACGATGAAAACGTAGGATTGAACCTAGGAATTCTAGGAATTATTTATTCAGTACTTACATTATATAAAACGCCTGAAAAAAACAGAACCAGAACATTTCTCATACTTTTTGTAACGAGCATTCTTTCAAGTATTGCTTTTGCTTGGTACGGCGATTTTCCATCGTTTTTGGCTATTGCAAGTTCACTTTTGCTGTTGTCTTACAGGTCAAAAAATAGGAGGCTAAAAACGCTTTTCCTCATTCCTGTTTTTGTGGTCAACTGTTTCACATTTATTTGTAGATTTTTCAATTTTGACAAATGGTTGCCGAAAAGAAATATCTCCGGATTATGGCAAAAAACATTGGCTTTTGTATTGATTCCGCTTGTGCTGATAGCTATTTTCTTTGGAATTTATTCTGCGGGAAGCGATCATTTTGCGAATCTTTTTAAAAATATCGAATTAGATATTAACTTCTGGCAGCTTTTAGTAATCACGGTTTTAGGTTTTTTCTTCGCATTCAATTATTGGAATTATACAGTCGAAAAACTGATCTATAAACAGAATCATACACTAGATGATAATTTCACGGAAGAAAATAAAATTCAGAAATCAACGTATTCTTTTCTTGATTTGGATGCTGAACGAATGAGTGGCGTTATTTCTTTCTTTTCTTTAAATATTTTATTGATATTCTTTATCGCTACTTACAATTACGAACAGTTTTTTGAATCGGTAAAAACACCCAATCAGCTTTCCGAAGAAACACACGAAAGGGTAAATGCGGTAATCGTTTCGATTGTCATGGCAATTTTGGTGATTATGTTCTATTTTAAATCGAGTTTTAATTTTGATCCTAAAGCAGGTTTGATGAAAATTTTAGCCAAAATCTGGATTGCATTAAATGTAATTCTTGTTTTCTCTGCAATGATGAAAAACTATGAATACATCATGAGTTACGGTTTTACGTACAAAAGATTAGGCGTTTGCGGATTCTTGATTTTATCATTAATTGGCTTGATTATGACATTCATTAAGATTCAAAAGAAAAAAAGAAACGCATTTCTATTCAATGTGATGGTTGGGTATGTTTACGGAACTATTTTGGTTTGCAGTTATTTCAATTGGGGAGGTTTTATAACTTCTCAAAACTTAAAACGCAATCATTTTGACGAATATTATCATACAACTTTTGTTAATTTTAATGAAGAGTATTTATTAAAATATGCTAAAGAAAAGCATTCCGATGTTATAAAAAATAGTGTTCTGGAAAGAGTACGAATCGAACAAAAGGAAAACTTCTTATCCAAGGTTCTTTACTATCAAACCATTAAATAA
- a CDS encoding DUF1361 domain-containing protein, with protein sequence MMGKLKNSQRFEITILLILMTLFCFSLSIFRYYLSDTKVFFFLNWNLFLAWIPFIISSFLLIFNIKSKIALAFAIVVWILFFPNSPYILTDLFHLKTRNSVPIWYDLIVILSYAWAGLICGFISLLDIEKMFSSYFKISTISIIAVLFLFVSSFGVYLGRFLRWNSWDVLNNPFGLFNDIAVRFIYPLDYTKTWGVTVLMGSMLNFMYFMLRSVRKESFIPEKIEN encoded by the coding sequence ATGATGGGAAAATTAAAAAACAGTCAAAGATTTGAGATTACGATCTTGCTGATATTGATGACATTGTTTTGTTTCAGTCTTTCAATTTTCAGATATTATTTGAGTGATACAAAAGTATTTTTCTTTCTGAACTGGAATTTATTTTTGGCTTGGATTCCTTTTATCATAAGCAGTTTTTTATTGATATTTAATATTAAAAGTAAAATTGCACTGGCTTTTGCAATCGTAGTTTGGATATTATTTTTTCCGAATTCACCCTATATTCTGACCGATCTTTTTCATCTGAAAACCAGAAATTCTGTGCCCATTTGGTATGATCTTATCGTTATTCTTTCATACGCTTGGGCAGGATTAATTTGCGGTTTTATAAGTTTATTGGATATTGAGAAAATGTTTTCATCTTATTTTAAAATATCAACGATTAGCATAATTGCTGTTTTATTTCTTTTTGTAAGCAGTTTTGGAGTTTATCTTGGTCGATTTTTAAGATGGAACAGTTGGGATGTTCTGAACAACCCGTTTGGATTATTTAATGATATCGCGGTGAGATTTATTTATCCGTTGGACTATACAAAAACGTGGGGAGTTACTGTATTGATGGGAAGCATGCTCAATTTTATGTACTTTATGTTGAGATCTGTCAGAAAAGAGAGTTTTATTCCTGAAAAAATAGAAAACTAA
- a CDS encoding S8 family peptidase: MKTRIFILMIFCFILSFGQNRKGEFQLQKNSNSHSLYVAFSKNANAVDIINYTLSKNPAFKEFVRANGISFVNDLGFSDRKLNEMIESSKQNKNSGESIEKLRRIFKIETSVKNNEDILKLAESFEKFSEIEYASILSNEPIEPPATATFVITPNLEASQTYLFENPGINVNYAWSRGITGQNVRVRDVEYGFHKTHEMLVDRNTVQLESGVSPNSSLTTPTSTYYSWLDHGTAVMSILGSAKDNIGLSGSAYNATEMKGFLEWTTASYNRVAAVTRAINASQAGDIVLYEMQTGGQNSNYVPAEYDNLIWDLTKAATDSGIIVIAAAGNGNENLDSAFYSAYNGRGNSGAIIVGAGTNTTAHSKLSFSTYGNRVDVQGWGQNVLAAGYGGWATYDGDTNRKYTLFSGTSSATPIVSSAAILIQSYYRQATGQFLTPAAMKNLLVTTGIPQGGVLTTKIGPFPNIKAAIEQLESSLVLSARSTNVTPLKIEIYPNPATNSISVRSPEKNINFEIINMAGQSILKSSTSSDEKLNISHLSKGTYIINATDGQRRVVEKFIKQ, encoded by the coding sequence ATGAAAACAAGAATCTTTATTTTAATGATTTTCTGTTTCATCCTATCTTTTGGACAGAACAGAAAGGGAGAATTTCAATTACAGAAAAACTCAAATTCACACAGCCTTTATGTTGCTTTTTCTAAAAATGCCAATGCTGTTGATATTATTAATTATACTTTAAGCAAAAATCCAGCATTCAAAGAATTTGTAAGAGCAAACGGAATTTCATTTGTGAACGACCTCGGTTTCAGCGACAGAAAGCTGAACGAAATGATCGAAAGCAGTAAACAAAATAAAAACTCAGGAGAATCAATTGAAAAACTAAGACGTATTTTCAAAATTGAAACTTCAGTAAAAAACAATGAAGATATTTTAAAATTAGCCGAAAGTTTTGAAAAATTTTCTGAGATAGAATATGCTTCAATATTAAGTAATGAACCTATTGAACCACCTGCAACGGCTACTTTTGTTATTACACCTAATTTGGAGGCTTCTCAAACTTATTTATTTGAAAATCCCGGAATTAATGTAAATTATGCATGGTCAAGAGGAATTACAGGTCAAAATGTGAGAGTTCGTGATGTAGAATATGGTTTTCACAAGACTCATGAAATGTTGGTTGACAGAAATACCGTCCAATTAGAATCCGGAGTTTCTCCAAATTCATCACTAACGACTCCAACAAGCACTTATTACAGCTGGCTTGATCATGGAACTGCCGTGATGAGTATTTTAGGTTCAGCAAAAGATAATATCGGACTTTCAGGAAGTGCTTACAATGCTACTGAAATGAAAGGTTTCCTGGAATGGACAACCGCGTCGTATAACAGAGTTGCAGCCGTAACAAGAGCTATTAACGCTTCTCAGGCCGGAGATATTGTTTTGTACGAAATGCAAACCGGAGGTCAAAACTCCAATTATGTTCCTGCAGAATATGACAATCTTATCTGGGACTTAACAAAAGCAGCCACAGATTCTGGGATCATCGTTATCGCAGCCGCAGGAAATGGTAACGAAAATCTTGATTCCGCTTTCTATTCAGCTTATAACGGAAGAGGAAACAGCGGTGCTATCATTGTTGGAGCAGGAACCAATACAACTGCTCACTCAAAATTAAGTTTCAGCACATATGGAAACAGAGTAGATGTACAAGGTTGGGGGCAAAATGTTTTAGCCGCTGGTTATGGCGGTTGGGCGACTTATGATGGAGATACCAACAGAAAATATACCCTTTTTAGTGGGACAAGTTCTGCAACACCAATTGTATCTTCAGCAGCGATTTTGATCCAGTCTTATTATCGTCAGGCTACCGGGCAGTTTTTAACTCCGGCAGCGATGAAAAATCTTTTGGTGACAACAGGAATTCCTCAAGGTGGAGTTTTAACCACAAAAATTGGTCCTTTTCCTAACATCAAAGCAGCTATCGAGCAATTGGAAAGCAGTCTTGTACTTTCTGCAAGAAGTACAAATGTAACTCCATTAAAAATTGAAATTTATCCTAATCCGGCAACCAACTCAATTTCAGTGAGAAGCCCGGAAAAAAATATCAATTTTGAGATCATTAATATGGCTGGACAATCTATCTTAAAAAGTTCAACTTCATCTGATGAAAAACTGAATATTTCTCACTTATCAAAAGGAACTTATATAATTAATGCGACAGACGGTCAAAGAAGAGTTGTTGAGAAATTTATTAAGCAATAA
- a CDS encoding FKBP-type peptidyl-prolyl cis-trans isomerase, producing the protein MKKTLVTLVLLAGINFSYAQKSYTDDQKASYYIGLDIAQNLKKQGLAIDPDLLAQAIKDELSDKPRLLPKEEMGTFLQGFMQKQNEKRQAQDKLKAEENKKKGAEFLAKNKLNKKITTTASGLQYEVLAPGDGKAKPTASSTATVSYSGKLMDGTIFDSTEKQGGKPIELNISSVIKGWTEGIQLMSKGAKYRFYIPSDLAYGDSGAGGVIPPGATLIFDVELVDFK; encoded by the coding sequence ATGAAAAAAACCTTAGTTACTTTAGTTCTTCTTGCAGGAATCAATTTTTCTTATGCTCAAAAATCTTATACTGACGATCAAAAAGCGTCTTACTACATAGGTCTTGATATTGCTCAAAATCTTAAAAAGCAAGGACTTGCTATAGATCCGGATCTTTTGGCTCAGGCAATAAAAGATGAGCTTTCGGATAAACCAAGATTATTACCAAAAGAAGAAATGGGCACTTTCTTACAAGGTTTCATGCAGAAACAAAATGAGAAAAGACAGGCTCAGGACAAATTAAAAGCTGAAGAAAATAAAAAGAAAGGAGCAGAATTTCTTGCGAAAAACAAACTAAACAAGAAAATAACAACTACAGCAAGCGGTTTACAGTATGAAGTTTTGGCTCCAGGTGACGGAAAAGCAAAACCGACTGCTTCAAGCACGGCTACTGTATCCTATAGCGGGAAATTGATGGATGGAACCATTTTCGATTCTACGGAAAAACAAGGTGGAAAACCGATTGAATTAAACATTTCATCTGTTATAAAAGGTTGGACAGAAGGTATTCAATTAATGAGTAAAGGTGCTAAATATAGATTTTATATTCCTTCCGATTTAGCATATGGAGACAGCGGAGCTGGCGGAGTAATTCCTCCAGGAGCAACATTAATCTTCGATGTAGAATTGGTAGATTTTAAATAA
- the dtd gene encoding D-aminoacyl-tRNA deacylase, whose amino-acid sequence MKVVIQRVSESNVKVDGKIVGEIGKGLMLLVGIDENDEKNDADWLVQKILNLRIFGDEDDKLNLSVQDISGEILCISQFTLIADYKKGNRPSFIKAAKPDKAIPLFDYFKEEISKSGLKTESGIFGADMKVSLINDGPVTIVMDSITKA is encoded by the coding sequence ATGAAAGTTGTTATTCAAAGAGTTTCTGAATCGAATGTAAAAGTTGACGGAAAAATTGTAGGAGAAATCGGAAAAGGATTAATGCTTTTGGTAGGTATTGATGAAAATGACGAAAAAAATGACGCTGATTGGCTGGTTCAGAAAATTTTAAACCTTAGAATTTTCGGTGATGAAGATGACAAACTCAATCTTTCTGTACAAGATATTTCCGGAGAGATTCTTTGCATCAGTCAGTTTACGTTAATTGCTGATTACAAAAAAGGAAATCGTCCGTCTTTCATCAAAGCAGCAAAACCGGATAAAGCTATTCCTCTTTTTGATTATTTTAAAGAAGAAATTTCTAAATCAGGGCTGAAAACAGAAAGCGGAATCTTTGGAGCTGATATGAAAGTATCTCTAATCAACGACGGACCTGTCACAATTGTGATGGATTCCATTACAAAAGCTTAA
- the greA gene encoding transcription elongation factor GreA → MASYVTKEGLEKMKAELEQLETVERPKITQQIAEARDKGDLSENAEYDAAKEAQGMLEMRISKLKDVVSSSKIIDESLLDTSKVSILTTVRLKNNATNMEQTFKLVPDNESDLKTGKISVNTPIAKGLLGKVIGDTAEIVLPNGNKLSFEVLEITL, encoded by the coding sequence ATGGCAAGCTATGTAACAAAGGAGGGTTTAGAGAAAATGAAAGCTGAGCTGGAACAGTTAGAAACTGTAGAGAGACCAAAAATTACTCAGCAGATTGCAGAAGCCAGAGACAAAGGTGATTTGTCGGAAAATGCGGAATATGATGCTGCTAAAGAAGCACAAGGTATGTTGGAAATGAGAATTTCTAAACTTAAAGACGTTGTTTCTTCTTCAAAAATTATAGATGAAAGCCTATTAGATACTTCAAAAGTTTCAATTTTAACAACAGTGAGACTTAAAAATAATGCTACAAATATGGAGCAGACTTTTAAATTGGTGCCAGATAACGAAAGCGACTTAAAAACCGGAAAGATCTCAGTAAATACTCCGATCGCTAAAGGCTTGCTAGGTAAAGTTATCGGGGATACTGCTGAGATTGTTTTGCCAAACGGAAACAAATTGTCTTTCGAAGTTTTGGAAATTACTTTATAA